In Halobacteria archaeon AArc-dxtr1, the sequence CCATCTCGTAACTGCATCTGTCCACCTCGTAACTGCGTCTGTGTAGGTCCTCGATAACAATAGTCGAATACGGTCTCGTACGGGTAGGCACCGGACCACGGCCACGTACCCATGAACGACGACTCACCGACGCCCAACGAGAGCAACGGTCGAAAACGACCCCTCGAACGCCGATCCGCGAGAGACGACGAACCGGACGAGTGGCTGGTGGTTCCAGCCAGCGCAACCGAGCACGAACGGCAGACGAACTGGATCGCGGCCGACGAGTCCACGTTCGTCGACCTCGGGTCGGCACGATGACGCTGACAAGGCTCATCACTGCGACGGGGTTCTGGGTGGGCGCACTCCTGCCGCTGGTCTACCTGCCGGTGTTCGTCGCGGGCATCGACTCGGCAACCCGGTTCTCGATGCTACTCGCACTATTGCTGGTCAACGTGCTCGCGCTGATCGTCGGCCACGAGTATCCCGAGACGCGGTCGGCGCGACAGTAGTGCAAAAGGGGTGGTCGCCGGTGTGGCGTCAGAACCACGACGCACTGTCGGTCACGTCGGTGACGTGTCGTCGACGCGTCTGACGATGGTGTCGATATCGGAGTAGGCGATGCTCCCGGCGCCGAGTGGCCGCTCGTCGAGTTCGAGGTAATTGGGCCCCGACTCCTGGGTTCGCAGGCCCGTAACCTCTCCTTCGACGACGGTCCGGTCGTCAGCTGCAGTCGCCTCCGAACGGACTTTGACGATATCGCCATACTCGACGAACTCCGCGATCAACTCGCCAGCTTCGGCCTCGTCGGCCTTCGGCGGAACGGTGAGTTCGGTCACGAGTCCCAGGTCTGTGCCCGCGGCGTCTCACAGGAGTCACAGAGGACCGCTCGATTCCCCTTGTACGTACCGCGTTCCAACTGGCCACCCTCACAGTCGGGACAGGGGCGACCCGCGAGTACGGTGAGGACGCTGGCCCCGTCGTGATCAATCTGGACAGCTGATTGGTGTGTCGCCATACCCATTCTGGCGCCCGTCCGCCGGGTAGGAGTTGGCCATGCACCTGCAACCCCTCTGGGTCGGGGAGTCGATTGCGGCGACCGACCAGGCCGGTGCAGTCATGCGGTTCCAGCCGTGTGAGAGAGATGAGTATGACAATACTAACCACGATCGTGCTCGCAAACGGAGTCGAAGCGGCTATCCTGCTCGGGCAAAAACCGGCGACCGATGTGGCCCTGGGGACACCTCGGCGTAGCGTACCTGCTGTACACCGCCTACACGCACCGCCAGTTCGGTCGGGCGCCGTTGGCGCTGCCGGCGCTCGCACTCGCGGTCGGTTCGCAGGCACCGGATCTGATCGACAAGCCCCTCGCGTGGACGATCGGCGTCCTTCCCGGTGGGCGGACGCTCGGACACTCGCTGCTGTTCGCCGTCGTATTTCTCCCCGCGTGTTACGCGCTCGCAAAACGGTACGACCGTCCCGACGTCGGCGTCGCCTTCGCGATCGGACACCTCTCGCACCTCGCCGCTGACGTCCCGCCGTCGGCACTCACAGGAGATCTCTCGGGCACCGAGTTCCTCCTCTGGCCGCTGCTCGAGGCGCCGTCGGAAGAGCCAGTGGATGGCCTCTTCGACGCGATCTTTACCTACTACGCGATGGGGCCGTACGAGGTGGTCCAGCTGGGGCTGTTCGTCCTCGGCGCGCTCGTCTGGGTCCGCGACGGGATGCCCGGACTGGCGCTGGTGCGATCGCTTCCGGGCCGGATTCAAGAGGCGCGAGCGGAGAACCCGTAGCTCGCGACTCGTCGCTCGACGTCACGGATCGTCGCCCCTATTTCCCCGCCGGCCGAACCGGCAGTATGCGACAGTTCGTCCTCATTGCCCACGACGTCCCCACCGAACCGGACTTCTCGCTCGACGATCTCGCGGGTGGCGCCGGCCGCCTCGACGCCGTCTGCCGGTCGATCACCGCGGCGTTGCTGACCTCCCACGGAATCCGCGAGGACGTCCGGGTCCACCTCGTCGTCCAGGACGAGTTCACGATCA encodes:
- a CDS encoding metal-dependent hydrolase; protein product: MWPWGHLGVAYLLYTAYTHRQFGRAPLALPALALAVGSQAPDLIDKPLAWTIGVLPGGRTLGHSLLFAVVFLPACYALAKRYDRPDVGVAFAIGHLSHLAADVPPSALTGDLSGTEFLLWPLLEAPSEEPVDGLFDAIFTYYAMGPYEVVQLGLFVLGALVWVRDGMPGLALVRSLPGRIQEARAENP